From Nematostella vectensis chromosome 14, jaNemVect1.1, whole genome shotgun sequence, a single genomic window includes:
- the LOC5510342 gene encoding monocarboxylate transporter 12 isoform X3: MKDRDHTRDKVSTYLKTIDKVRLVMRLDRKWFVCIGAFVIHFVVGGLMNSGGVLLSALIDKFGKPRGDTAWYFKASQHAFGNGIATSGGSLGTMALSPLNELLFRKIGTRYTFLVMVGYFGALLLPLAAFRPIPTEYEPVSVSAAQEQPRQPPVLRNYGYIALVSSMSLFMTVYLVPYIHVVRFAEDLGASKLNAALLISFLAISSFTGRIVFGRISDLKCCNRLRIVQVSFVVIGASTALLSIAPSYPWIVGYVIVFGLSEGCYMALNAVVTCDVVGKGKLPQALGMSYFLMSFTRTVGAPIAGWMYDAKKSYTLAFIVMGSVSGLAAFLMGFVPTLKRISENNTSNNVEVQEKYATIDGMKGVVQGLEKSKS, encoded by the exons ATGAAGGATAGAGACCATACACGAGATAAAGTGTCGACATATTTGAAAACCATCGACAAGGTAAG GCTTGTAATGAGATTGGACAGAAAGTGGTTCGTTTGCATTGGCGCGTTTGTCATCCATTTCGTAGTGGGAGGACTCATGAACTCTGGAGGCGTCTTGTTGTCAGCCTTGATTGATAAGTTTGGAAAACCAAGAGGGGATACAG CGTGGTACTTTAAGGCTTCCCAGCATGCATTTGGAAATGGGATTGCTACATCCGGGGGTTCGTTAGGAACCATGGCGCTTTCTCCCTTGAATGAGCTGCTTTTCCGAAAAATTGGTACCAG ATACACCTTCCTGGTAATGGTCGGATACTTTGGTGCGCTCCTGCTACCACTTGCAGCATTTCGACCAATTCCCACTGAATATGAGCCCGTGAGTGTCTCAGCGGCACAAGAACAACCACGACAGCCTCCTGTTCTGAGGAATTATGGGTATATTGCCCTGGTCTCGTCAATGTCACTATTTATGACGGTCTACTTGGTACCTTACATCCATGTG GTTCGCTTCGCGGAAGACCTCGGCGCATCCAAGCTGAACGCTGCCTTACTTATCAGCTTCTTAGCCATCTCCTCGTTCACGGGTCGGATCGTCTTCGGTCGTATATCGGACCTCAAATGCTGCAATCGATTGCGCATCGTGCAGGTCTCGTTTGTGGTTATTGGGGCATCCACTGCACTTCTTTCGATTGCCCCATCCTATCCATGGATTGTCGGATATGTTATAGTATTTGGATTGTCCGAGGGTTGTTATATGGCACTTAACGCTGTAGTGACATGCGATGTGGTTGGAAAAGGGAAACTTCCCCAAGCCTTAGGCATGAGTTATTTCTTGATGTCTTTCACACGGACGGTCGGGGCACCCATAGCGGGTTGGATGTACGATGCCAAGAAGTCATACACGCTGGCATTCATCGTAATGGGTTCGGTCAGTGGGCTAGCCGCCTTTTTAATGGGATTTGTACCGACGTTGAAAAGAATTTCAGAGAATAACACATCCAATAACGTTGAAGTACAGGAGAAGTACGCTACCATTGATGGAATGAAAGGAGTAGTACAGGGACTGGAAAAGTCGAAATCTTAG
- the LOC5510342 gene encoding monocarboxylate transporter 10 isoform X1 produces MKDRDHTRDKVSTYLKTIDKVRLVMRLDRKWFVCIGAFVIHFVVGGLMNSGGVLLSALIDKFGKPRGDTAWVSSLPCSVVYFCAPISTHVCQRYGCRLSITLGLLLCIIGLVSSAFVTSLYLLYFTYGILLGSGWSMIYFSAFLSVAWYFKASQHAFGNGIATSGGSLGTMALSPLNELLFRKIGTRYTFLVMVGYFGALLLPLAAFRPIPTEYEPVSVSAAQEQPRQPPVLRNYGYIALVSSMSLFMTVYLVPYIHVVRFAEDLGASKLNAALLISFLAISSFTGRIVFGRISDLKCCNRLRIVQVSFVVIGASTALLSIAPSYPWIVGYVIVFGLSEGCYMALNAVVTCDVVGKGKLPQALGMSYFLMSFTRTVGAPIAGWMYDAKKSYTLAFIVMGSVSGLAAFLMGFVPTLKRISENNTSNNVEVQEKYATIDGMKGVVQGLEKSKS; encoded by the exons ATGAAGGATAGAGACCATACACGAGATAAAGTGTCGACATATTTGAAAACCATCGACAAGGTAAG GCTTGTAATGAGATTGGACAGAAAGTGGTTCGTTTGCATTGGCGCGTTTGTCATCCATTTCGTAGTGGGAGGACTCATGAACTCTGGAGGCGTCTTGTTGTCAGCCTTGATTGATAAGTTTGGAAAACCAAGAGGGGATACAG CATGGGTGAGCTCACTGCCTTGTTCAGTAGTCTACTTCTGCGCCCCGATCAGTACCCATGTATGTCAGCGGTATGGATGTAGACTGTCAATCACGTTAGGCCTTCTCTTGTGTATCATTGGCCTTGTCAGCTCTGCGTTTGTCACGTCGCTTTACCTGCTCTACTTCACATATGGCATCCTGCTGGGGTCTGGTTGGAGTATGATCTACTTCTCTGCGTTCCTTTCTGTAGCGTGGTACTTTAAGGCTTCCCAGCATGCATTTGGAAATGGGATTGCTACATCCGGGGGTTCGTTAGGAACCATGGCGCTTTCTCCCTTGAATGAGCTGCTTTTCCGAAAAATTGGTACCAG ATACACCTTCCTGGTAATGGTCGGATACTTTGGTGCGCTCCTGCTACCACTTGCAGCATTTCGACCAATTCCCACTGAATATGAGCCCGTGAGTGTCTCAGCGGCACAAGAACAACCACGACAGCCTCCTGTTCTGAGGAATTATGGGTATATTGCCCTGGTCTCGTCAATGTCACTATTTATGACGGTCTACTTGGTACCTTACATCCATGTG GTTCGCTTCGCGGAAGACCTCGGCGCATCCAAGCTGAACGCTGCCTTACTTATCAGCTTCTTAGCCATCTCCTCGTTCACGGGTCGGATCGTCTTCGGTCGTATATCGGACCTCAAATGCTGCAATCGATTGCGCATCGTGCAGGTCTCGTTTGTGGTTATTGGGGCATCCACTGCACTTCTTTCGATTGCCCCATCCTATCCATGGATTGTCGGATATGTTATAGTATTTGGATTGTCCGAGGGTTGTTATATGGCACTTAACGCTGTAGTGACATGCGATGTGGTTGGAAAAGGGAAACTTCCCCAAGCCTTAGGCATGAGTTATTTCTTGATGTCTTTCACACGGACGGTCGGGGCACCCATAGCGGGTTGGATGTACGATGCCAAGAAGTCATACACGCTGGCATTCATCGTAATGGGTTCGGTCAGTGGGCTAGCCGCCTTTTTAATGGGATTTGTACCGACGTTGAAAAGAATTTCAGAGAATAACACATCCAATAACGTTGAAGTACAGGAGAAGTACGCTACCATTGATGGAATGAAAGGAGTAGTACAGGGACTGGAAAAGTCGAAATCTTAG
- the LOC5510342 gene encoding monocarboxylate transporter 10 isoform X2, with protein MRLDRKWFVCIGAFVIHFVVGGLMNSGGVLLSALIDKFGKPRGDTAWVSSLPCSVVYFCAPISTHVCQRYGCRLSITLGLLLCIIGLVSSAFVTSLYLLYFTYGILLGSGWSMIYFSAFLSVAWYFKASQHAFGNGIATSGGSLGTMALSPLNELLFRKIGTRYTFLVMVGYFGALLLPLAAFRPIPTEYEPVSVSAAQEQPRQPPVLRNYGYIALVSSMSLFMTVYLVPYIHVVRFAEDLGASKLNAALLISFLAISSFTGRIVFGRISDLKCCNRLRIVQVSFVVIGASTALLSIAPSYPWIVGYVIVFGLSEGCYMALNAVVTCDVVGKGKLPQALGMSYFLMSFTRTVGAPIAGWMYDAKKSYTLAFIVMGSVSGLAAFLMGFVPTLKRISENNTSNNVEVQEKYATIDGMKGVVQGLEKSKS; from the exons ATGAGATTGGACAGAAAGTGGTTCGTTTGCATTGGCGCGTTTGTCATCCATTTCGTAGTGGGAGGACTCATGAACTCTGGAGGCGTCTTGTTGTCAGCCTTGATTGATAAGTTTGGAAAACCAAGAGGGGATACAG CATGGGTGAGCTCACTGCCTTGTTCAGTAGTCTACTTCTGCGCCCCGATCAGTACCCATGTATGTCAGCGGTATGGATGTAGACTGTCAATCACGTTAGGCCTTCTCTTGTGTATCATTGGCCTTGTCAGCTCTGCGTTTGTCACGTCGCTTTACCTGCTCTACTTCACATATGGCATCCTGCTGGGGTCTGGTTGGAGTATGATCTACTTCTCTGCGTTCCTTTCTGTAGCGTGGTACTTTAAGGCTTCCCAGCATGCATTTGGAAATGGGATTGCTACATCCGGGGGTTCGTTAGGAACCATGGCGCTTTCTCCCTTGAATGAGCTGCTTTTCCGAAAAATTGGTACCAG ATACACCTTCCTGGTAATGGTCGGATACTTTGGTGCGCTCCTGCTACCACTTGCAGCATTTCGACCAATTCCCACTGAATATGAGCCCGTGAGTGTCTCAGCGGCACAAGAACAACCACGACAGCCTCCTGTTCTGAGGAATTATGGGTATATTGCCCTGGTCTCGTCAATGTCACTATTTATGACGGTCTACTTGGTACCTTACATCCATGTG GTTCGCTTCGCGGAAGACCTCGGCGCATCCAAGCTGAACGCTGCCTTACTTATCAGCTTCTTAGCCATCTCCTCGTTCACGGGTCGGATCGTCTTCGGTCGTATATCGGACCTCAAATGCTGCAATCGATTGCGCATCGTGCAGGTCTCGTTTGTGGTTATTGGGGCATCCACTGCACTTCTTTCGATTGCCCCATCCTATCCATGGATTGTCGGATATGTTATAGTATTTGGATTGTCCGAGGGTTGTTATATGGCACTTAACGCTGTAGTGACATGCGATGTGGTTGGAAAAGGGAAACTTCCCCAAGCCTTAGGCATGAGTTATTTCTTGATGTCTTTCACACGGACGGTCGGGGCACCCATAGCGGGTTGGATGTACGATGCCAAGAAGTCATACACGCTGGCATTCATCGTAATGGGTTCGGTCAGTGGGCTAGCCGCCTTTTTAATGGGATTTGTACCGACGTTGAAAAGAATTTCAGAGAATAACACATCCAATAACGTTGAAGTACAGGAGAAGTACGCTACCATTGATGGAATGAAAGGAGTAGTACAGGGACTGGAAAAGTCGAAATCTTAG